From the uncultured Methanomethylovorans sp. genome, the window CCATGCCAGCTGCCACGATATGCACATCCGACGTGATCCTTAGTGTTACCTTTGATATGAAGCAGACCGCCTTTCATTTCCATACCTGCCCAGGACTCTGCATCACCCTCAACAACAATCTCACCGCCAGCCATCTCTGAACCAACGTGCATTCCTGCATCGCCTTTTATGATTACCCTTCCAGCAGTCATCTGCTGTCCGATTCTCTTAACTCTTGGAACATCAGCATCGACAATGATAGTAGTTTCCTGTGCAGAGCTTCCTCCGTTGCCCTGTACGTCAAAGAAATTGGAAAGAGGAAATTCCCTTGGACCCTGCCATACAATCAATGCACCTATCTCTTTTGCACTCTTGCAGGCGAAATTGTCAGGAGTTATGACCTCTGCTTCCACCATTATATCAATCTCATTTTTTGGTCTAAGTGTAACTTCTGCCATTGACTCACCTCAACGGATTCACGGTCATCGGAGTTGGATTTGCAAGGTACCTTTCAGGCGTCGGGTAGTTAGAGAAGCCTAACGTGTAGTACTTGAACCACTCCTTTACATCTTCAAGCATGTGTTTTTCATCAGCATCTGGGACATTGATGTCGGCGTAATATGTCCTCTTCTCAGGTATTG encodes:
- a CDS encoding formylmethanofuran dehydrogenase subunit C — its product is MAEVTLRPKNEIDIMVEAEVITPDNFACKSAKEIGALIVWQGPREFPLSNFFDVQGNGGSSAQETTIIVDADVPRVKRIGQQMTAGRVIIKGDAGMHVGSEMAGGEIVVEGDAESWAGMEMKGGLLHIKGNTKDHVGCAYRGSWHGMTGGRIVIEGNAMNQIGGGISGGEIIINGNVDNFCGIRANGGLIVVKGNAFRTVGAEMTNGIIVVGGHISRFTPGFQYQVVEKDLKFGDIECPGEYKKFAGDYAMPQKVKGIMYVSSEFNGGL